A stretch of Nitrospira sp. DNA encodes these proteins:
- a CDS encoding efflux RND transporter periplasmic adaptor subunit: MSRHTTAHRLMAAAILLLAGCGDHGTEPPAHPPTAARQRDQAGPHAIQPPPTVRDRLRTEPVARHAIPDVITAPGEVALDLTQVAKITPRIAGQIEQIRVQLGDHVKPGQPLVAIGSLQLDQLVEEYLVGKAQADVAANSFQRTEKLRADDIVSERKLIEDKGRYLETKARYQHVREKLLAMGLSKAELAGLERGGHEEGHHYTLTSPIAGTVVSQQAVRGQGVAPGDALFEVVDTSRVWVFANLPIEQARKFTEGDQGTIAPKGADAVTAPLTYIAPMADDTTRTIQVRFEVANAQGHLKPREYVEVTLTLPGSPVLAIPMSAVTAVGQVRGAFIERDSAYTFVQVELGREGGGWVEVTKGLTEQDRVVTEGVFDLKNVLLKEHIGTGE, translated from the coding sequence ATGAGCCGGCACACCACGGCACACCGGCTGATGGCTGCCGCCATACTGCTACTTGCGGGCTGCGGAGACCATGGCACGGAACCACCGGCCCATCCTCCCACGGCCGCACGCCAGCGGGACCAGGCCGGCCCTCATGCCATCCAGCCGCCGCCGACGGTCCGGGATCGCCTGCGAACGGAGCCGGTCGCGCGGCATGCGATTCCCGACGTGATCACCGCTCCCGGCGAAGTGGCGTTGGATCTGACGCAGGTGGCCAAGATCACTCCGCGCATCGCAGGACAAATCGAACAGATCCGCGTGCAATTGGGCGATCACGTCAAGCCCGGCCAGCCGCTTGTGGCCATCGGCAGCTTGCAGCTCGATCAGTTGGTGGAAGAATACCTCGTCGGGAAAGCGCAGGCCGACGTCGCTGCCAACAGCTTCCAGCGGACAGAGAAACTGCGGGCGGACGACATTGTGTCCGAACGCAAGCTCATCGAAGACAAGGGCCGCTATCTGGAAACCAAGGCGCGCTACCAGCATGTCCGTGAGAAGCTGCTGGCCATGGGGCTGTCGAAGGCAGAGCTGGCCGGGCTCGAACGTGGCGGGCATGAAGAAGGCCATCACTATACCTTGACCTCCCCCATCGCCGGCACCGTGGTATCACAGCAGGCTGTGCGCGGACAGGGCGTGGCGCCGGGCGACGCATTATTCGAAGTCGTCGATACCAGCCGCGTCTGGGTGTTCGCCAACCTGCCGATCGAACAGGCGCGCAAATTCACAGAAGGCGACCAGGGCACGATCGCCCCCAAAGGAGCGGATGCGGTGACGGCGCCGCTCACCTATATCGCGCCGATGGCCGATGACACCACCAGAACCATCCAGGTCCGCTTTGAAGTCGCCAACGCGCAGGGGCATCTGAAGCCGCGGGAATATGTCGAGGTTACCCTCACGCTGCCAGGCTCACCGGTGCTGGCCATTCCGATGTCTGCCGTGACCGCTGTGGGCCAAGTCCGTGGGGCCTTCATCGAACGGGACTCCGCCTATACCTTCGTGCAGGTCGAGCTTGGCCGGGAGGGCGGCGGATGGGTCGAAGTGACGAAGGGCTTGACCGAGCAGGACCGTGTCGTCACCGAGGGCGTCTTCGACCTGAAAAATGTCCTTTTAAAAGAGCATATCGGAACGGGGGAATGA